One window from the genome of Oreochromis niloticus isolate F11D_XX linkage group LG20, O_niloticus_UMD_NMBU, whole genome shotgun sequence encodes:
- the ccdc187 gene encoding coiled-coil domain-containing protein 187 isoform X3, translating into MNVDATNLLSSSVLPSNTSPDMCQCFAVLEDGALAHNLQEQEIEQYYTTNILKNQLVQNDIRVAKKLQDEEEEQQAQQSALQRQASRQLEEQDFEYARVIQEELQRCAEEAQRRELDDEEIAKRLQEEEEESIRRRSRGSGSHSEGSTSDPALISLQQHTYNSVCQGEEQHQSTTTRWRSSTSHSDITGPQTNSPRGLAAQKNTTSWSNQGHPNSIRQISSELREPLSENSDDSDTVFSEQLSVWSQRLNERFNTAPARQRASLHQPQERNYRRVYSRRTFSDEFREEREEWDEDFYENGDLNERRPRNQDKERKYRDEYEIRGQDTGSQFVEFREKRRSHSESVRLHDRDRHSNRDFAKTWSYKDSPDKHVRFRDDKRSSRREQSESSQVWKMLARVLKERGVPVKLGGNGAPLQIRPQSRDSQVLHGSEVSSGDSQPHQRAFHRAASTRHSFHGDIRERKRLSYRESSGRDHREDRDRHHDNGEIYEIRRRDSDLAKRERQGSRRWREHKYTNNDERGERNVNNYRVRRAASERRHLHRTAEESLSSEEEQDVERRVNVPRRRAPGRSQSLSTSSRASTRDRSRRTAAGAPPQPELSETNLSLGELQQVLEDEELALKLQEEEEKLFRRNSPPSQRCSYPEGDFRVAQVAQDEEIARFMQKQEIKSKRRSRELEGPESWREHRAMINHHDRRAARERQVQRERLDSEGLPSPTEDCSPENLPPSPTTTTPSAQQIRNIAEELDPTFQARRQGTMSLQMRQIGPASQPLPVPQSGLNEMLEEPTFIPPTKRQTDKSGRSKSKEKKENCKQQ; encoded by the exons ATGAATGTCGACGCCACCAATTTGTTGTCGTCATCAGTATTACCATCTAATACATCTCCAGATA TGTGCCAGTGTTTTGCTGTGCTGGAGGATGGAGCGCTGGCACACAACCTGCAAGAGCAGGAGA TCGAGCAATACTATACCACCAACATTCTAAAGAACCAGCTTGTGCAGAATGACATCCGTGTAGCCAAGAAGCTgcaggatgaagaggaggagcagcaggcCCAGCAGAGTGCCCTTCAGAGACAGGCCTCCAGACAACT AGAGGAGCAGGACTTTGAGTATGCCCGTGTGATTCAGGAAGAACTCCAGAGATGTGCCGAGGAGGCTCAGAGGAGGGAGCTGGATGATGAG GAAATTGCCAAACGGTtgcaagaagaggaagaggagagtaTCAGGAGACGAAGTAGAGGGTCAGGGAGTCATAGTGAAG GCAGCACGAGTGACCCTGCACTGATATCCCTACAACAGCACACATACAACAGCGTTTGCCAGGGGGAGGAGCAGCACCAGAGCACCACCACCAGGTGGCGatcctctacttctcactcaGACATAACTGGGCCTCAGACTAACTCCCCAAGGGGGTTAGCGGCTCAGAAAAATACAACTTCATGGTCAAATCAAGGACACCCCAATTCCATTAGGCAAATTAGCAGTGAATTGAGAGAGCCTTTGAGTGAAAATTCAGATGACTCGGACACAGTTTTCTCTGAACAGCTCTCTGTCTGGTCCCAGAGACTGAATGAAAGATTCAACACTGCACCTGCTCGACAGCGGGCATCTTTACATCAGCCACAAGAGAGAAATTACAGAAGAGTTTACTCTCGTAGAACATTCTCAGACGAGTTcagggaggagagagaagagtGGGACGAGGACTTTTATGAAAATGGTGATCTGAATGAAAGGAGGCCTAGGAATCAGGATAAAGAGAGGAAGTACAGAGATGAGTATGAGATCAGAGGTCAGGATACAGGCTCTCAGTTCGTCGAGTTTAGAGAAAAGCGACGCAGTCACAGTGAATCTGTTCGGCTGCATGACAGGGATAGACACAGCAACAGAGACTTTGCAAAGACCTGGAGCTACAAGGACAGCCCTGACAAACACGTCCGTTTTCGAGATGATAAGAGGAGCTCTCGCAGGGAGCAGAGTGAAAGCAGCCAAGTGTGGAAGATGCTGGCCCGTGTCCTCAAAGAGAGGGGTGTGCCTGTGAAGCTTGGTGGCAATGGGGCGCCACTGCAAATAAGGCCTCAAAGCAGAGACAGCCAGGTGCTTCATGGGAGTGAGGTCTCCAGCGGCGACTCCCAACCACATCAGAGAGCCTTCCACAGAGCTGCTTCCACGAGGCACAGTTTCCATGGAGATATtagggagagaaagagattgTCATACCGAGAGAGCAGCGGGAGAGATCACAGAGAAGACCGAGACAGGCATCATGATAATGGAGAGATTTACGAGATTAGGAGAAGAGACTCGGACCTTGCTAAAAGAGAAAGACAAGGCAGTAGAAGGTGGAGAGAGCACAAATACACTAACAATGATGAGAGGGGAGAGAGGAATGTAAATAATTACAGAGTCAGGAGGGCAGCAAGCGAGCGGAGGCATTTACACAGGACCGCAGAAGAAAGCTTAAGCTCAGAGGAGGAGCAAGACGTGGAGAGGAGAGTAAATGTACCCCGACGAAGAGCCCCAGGGCGTAGCCAAAGTCTCAGCACCAGCAGCAGGGCTTCAACCAGGGATAGGTCAAGGCGCACGGCAGCAG GAGCACCACCTCAACCAGAGCTGAGTGAAACTAATCTGAGCCTGGGGGAGCTGCAGCAGGTTTTAGAAGATGAAGAACTGGCCCTCAAGctacaggaggaagaggaaaagcTGTTTAGGAGG AACTCTCCGCCATCTCAACGTTGTTCTTATCCAGAAGGGGACTTCAGAGTAGCACAAGTGGCACAGGATGAG GAAATTGCACGATTCATGCAGAAACAAGAAATTAAATCAAAGCGTAGATCTCGTGAGCTGGAAGGGCCTGAGTCTTGGCGTGAGCATAGGGCGATGATAAATCATCATGACAGACGAGCTGCAAGAGAGAGACAG gTCCAACGAGAGAGACTTGACTCAGAGGGCCTTCCTTCCCCAACTGAGGACTGCTCTCCAGAGAACCTTCCGCCAAGTCCCACCACCACTACACC ATCAGCCCAGCAGATTAGAAACATTGCAGAGGAATTGGATCCAACCTTCCAGGCGAGGAGGCAAGGCACAATGAGCCTCCAAATGCGACAAATAG GTCCAGCTTCTCAGCCCCTTCCTGTGCCACAGTCAGGTCTAAATGAAATGCTTGAGGAGCCTACATTTATTCCGCCAACAAAGCGTCAAACAGACAAATCGGGACGAAGTAAATCCAAAGAGAAGAAGGAGAACTGCAAGCAACAGTGA